In Diorhabda carinulata isolate Delta chromosome 6, icDioCari1.1, whole genome shotgun sequence, a single genomic region encodes these proteins:
- the LOC130895226 gene encoding uncharacterized protein MCAP_0864-like, translating into MENAADSGESDRICFQTDLKIILDGTKKMMELMEIEKDKITELEQGIAKNIDSLTSTRNFIKNFKEFINKNLADIGNRTNFSNIFEECKTNIISSAQILYKIVMDLNYAISSAEATISELVDIANDNEQVYNLEVQCYKHKEKQLATELEKMKQIHILDTNGKEALAKENICLKLELEQLNLEVESYEQKLMDIPRFAENNIEQNQVIDKLIEECNWYDNEILGLTRSLDSIISQNKENEVNVSTNIVICKTKIDELEKELQHVVEELKQLKTNEKNSNNEISTYKDSIKNSEISLVTLSSKYEELNEMTKGVQESFDEKMLSYKETLSKKEYLMKCNQEIGLKLSQKIEARKVEIEHFNTEINMFEDILTGLVEKDIYKQIEVKQDNLHELNLELEKAKDTYKQCLLEKQEFLQAKIIENEKENSILANYTTNMETELKELQDKIKHLKEEKPQCQKILSDLKSQYEKKRVGKTEVQPKKRRWDSDSTIDDENWIC; encoded by the exons aTGGAAAATGCAGCAGATAGTGGTGAATCTGACCGAATATGTTTTCAAAcggatttaaaaataattttag atggaACGAAGAAGATGATGGAGCtaatggaaatagaaaaagacaaaataacTGAATTAGAACAAGgtattgcaaaaaatattgatagtttGACTAGTACTcgcaatttcataaaaaattttaaagaatttattaacaaaaacctTGCTGATATTGGAAACAGaaccaatttttcaaatatatttgaagaatgtaaaacaaatattatatcatCAGCTCAAATCCTCTATAAAATTGTTATGGACTTGAACTATGCTATATCTTCAGCAGAAGCTACAATTAGTGAGTTAGTTGATATAGCAAATGATAATGAGCAAGTATATAATTTAGAGGTTCAATGTTATAAGCATAAAGAGAAGCAATTAGCAACCGAGTTGGAAAAGATGAAACAAATTCATATTCTAGATACCAATGGTAAGGAAGCTCTAgctaaagaaaatatttgcttAAAATTAGAATTAGAGCAATTGAATCTTGAAGTGGAATCATATGAACAGAAATTAATGGATATTCCTAGGTTTGCAGAAAATAACATTGAACAAAATCAAGTAATTGACAAGTTAATTGAGGAATGTAACTGGTATGACAATGAAATATTAGGTCTTACTAGATCGCTTGATAgtataatttctcaaaataaagaaaatgaggTAAATGTTTCTACAAACATAGtaatttgtaaaacaaaaatcgatGAATTAGAAAAGGAGTTACAGCATGTAGTAGAAGAACTGaaacaactgaaaacaaatgaaaaaaactctaataatgaaatttcaacatATAAGGATTCCATAAAAAATTCTGAAATCAGTTTGGTAACTTTATCAAGTAAGTACGaagaattaaatgaaatgaCAAAGGGAGTACAAGAAAGctttgatgaaaaaatgttatcCTATAAAGAGACATTGAgcaaaaaagaatatttaatgaaGTGTAACCAAGAAATTGGGCTTAAATTGTCTCAAAAAATAGAAgcaagaaaagttgaaattgaacatttcaacacagaaataaatatgtttgaGGATATTCTTACCGGTTTAGtggaaaaagatatttataaacaaatagaaGTAAAACAAGATAATTTGCATGAATTAAACTTGGAACTTGAGAAAGCAAAGGATACGTATAAACAATGTTTACTTGAAAAACAAGAGTTTTTGCAggccaaaataattgaaaatgaaaaagagaaTAGTATATTGGCAAATTATACCACCAACATGGAAACAGAATTGAAAGAACTACAGGATAAAATAAAGCATTTAAAAGAAGAGAAACctcaatgtcaaaaaattttgagtGATTTAAAGAGTCAGTATGAAAAAAAGAGGGTCGGTAAAACAGAGGTACAGCCAAAGAAACGTAGGTGGGATAGTGATAGTACTATAgatgatgaaaattggatttgTTAA
- the LOC130895223 gene encoding RNA polymerase I-specific transcription initiation factor RRN3 isoform X2 — protein sequence MSSKGSRRSLSRSNTPSSILKKSKTLKSRLSEIQNTPTKVRFVLPHSEKVKSILEEFSLNGVSREYEQLVIMIRDAELTDSDISALLKEASECISLLNQTLRLFVEALISIEWITKSVAVVSEYQTFIVDLLSAHNYHSKMVIEKLVRLFWPSPVEPDWPDGMPTDEDCGKYLHIHTLFNILLAIVPMCKELFLSSISNQFPYYNRSTHVHEVYVHNLLWILEYQPTLRPEILRLIFSKLIIMDVNAPKEDIEKYLNSEEDIFAMDEDSKSVKTTTTGFTKVNRHELAHTLDICLDKIFNHLISECYDCEGLHWEKTKKLYFDILHIFDDIILPTYNLHHLQFTMFLLGSFKHSISEAFLNYLWKKVCNLNVAPILRQSAVNYIASLVARGNFIPLAMLKGTLQQLAEWIHSYILAQDGLEYVNSDIRAHSVFYSVCQALFYVIAFRHKDFVTSKKNITFLECLNLGKIVTSRLNPLRVCQPAVVQNFAAVTRKYQIAYCYSIIEHNTRNTLPTIYQDEKGSIVMSNNVLDAFFPFDPFILKRSGKKIQPIYKEYEEFFEETSNLVEEKKETTDTDDFLFNDSGSVSKNKSNQFSYGSSPGFKFK from the exons ATGTCTTCAAAGGGATCTCGCCGAAGTTTAAGCAGATCAAATACACCTTCTTCAATACTTaagaaatcaaaaactttaaaaagtAGATTAAGTGAAATACAAAATACACCTACAAAGGTCAGATTTGTGTTGCCTCACTCTGAAAAAGTAAAGTCTATTTTGGAAGAGTTCTCATTGAATGGGGTTTCTCGTGAATATGAACAGTTAGTCATCATGATTAGAGATGCCGAACTCACAGATTCGGATATTTCTGCTTTATTAAAAGAAGCGTCAGAGTGTATATCTTTACTGAATCAAACATTGAGATTATTTGTAGAAGCACTTATTTCAATAGAATGGATAACCAAAAGTGTTGCCGTGGTTTCAGAATATCAAACATTTATTGTTGATCTATTGTCTGCTCATAACTATCATTCCAAGATGGTAATAGAAAAGCTAGTTCGACTATTTTGGCCAA gTCCAGTTGAACCCGATTGGCCAGATGGAATGCCCACAGATGAGGATTGTGGGAAATATTTACACATCCATACCTTGTTCAATATCTTATTAGCTATAGTCCCAAT GTGTAAAGAATTGTTTCTGTCTTCCATATCGAATCAATTCCCATATTATAATAGATCTACTCATGTTCATGAAGTGTATGTTCATAATCTACTTTGGATTCTAGAATATCAACCAACTCTAAGACctgaaattttaaggttaataTTTTCCAA attaattATAATGGATGTTAATGCACCAAAAGAggatatagaaaaatatcttaATTCCGAAGAAGATATATTTGCAATGGATGAGGATTCAAAATCTGTTAAGACAACAACCACAGGGTTTACTAAAGTTAATAGACACGAATTAGCACATACTTTAGACATatgtttggataaaattttcaatcacttaATTTCCGAATGCTATGATTGTGAAGGTTTGCATtgggaaaaaacaaaaaagttgtaTTTTGATATCTTGCATATATTTGATGATATTATATTGCCCACTTATAATTTGCACCACCTACAatttacaatgtttttattGGGTAGTTTTAAACATAGTATATCGGAAGcatttctgaattatttatggaaaaaagtttgtAATCTTAACGTAGCTCCGATTTTAAGACAGAGCGCTGTTAACTATATTGCTAGTCTGGTAGCTAGAGGAAATTTCATCCCATTAGC CATGCTAAAGGGTACATTACAGCAATTAGCCGAATGGATACACAGTTATATTTTAGCACAAGATGGTTTAGAATACGTTAATTCAGATATTCGAGCTCATTCAGTATTTTACAGTGTTTGTCAAGctttattttatgttatagCCTTCAGGCATAAGGATTTTGTTACTTCAAAAAAAA atataACCTTTTTGGAATGTCTCAACTTAGGTAAAATTGTAACTTCACGATTAAATCCATTAAGGGTTTGTCAACCAGctgttgttcaaaattttgctgCGGTCACTAGGAAATATCAAATAGCCTATTGTTATTCTATCATAGAACACAATACAAGGAATACTTTACCTACAATATATCAAGATGAAAAAGGCAGTATTGTCATGTCTAATAACGTTTTAGATGCTTTTTTTCCATTCGACCCTTTCATTTTAAAAAG atcgGGTAAGAAGATTCAACCcatttataaagaatatgaagaattttttgaagaaacgTCAAATCTAGTCGAGGAAAAGAAAGAAACCACAGATACGGACGATTTTCTATTTAATGATAGTGGAAgtgtttccaaaaataaatctaatcaattttcatatgGAAGTTCTCCTggattcaaattcaaatga
- the LOC130895223 gene encoding RNA polymerase I-specific transcription initiation factor RRN3 isoform X1, giving the protein MSSKGSRRSLSRSNTPSSILKKSKTLKSRLSEIQNTPTKVRFVLPHSEKVKSILEEFSLNGVSREYEQLVIMIRDAELTDSDISALLKEASECISLLNQTLRLFVEALISIEWITKSVAVVSEYQTFIVDLLSAHNYHSKMVIEKLVRLFWPSPVEPDWPDGMPTDEDCGKYLHIHTLFNILLAIVPMCKELFLSSISNQFPYYNRSTHVHEVYVHNLLWILEYQPTLRPEILRLIFSKLIIMDVNAPKEDIEKYLNSEEDIFAMDEDSKSVKTTTTGFTKVNRHELAHTLDICLDKIFNHLISECYDCEGLHWEKTKKLYFDILHIFDDIILPTYNLHHLQFTMFLLGSFKHSISEAFLNYLWKKVCNLNVAPILRQSAVNYIASLVARGNFIPLAMLKGTLQQLAEWIHSYILAQDGLEYVNSDIRAHSVFYSVCQALFYVIAFRHKDFVTSKKNITFLECLNLGKIVTSRLNPLRVCQPAVVQNFAAVTRKYQIAYCYSIIEHNTRNTLPTIYQDEKGSIVMSNNVLDAFFPFDPFILKRECTSFNKSMYRGVCLNSCRNLERRPTESTSTNQTIKLAEDLVFIYPSDLSKEDLRKELEIFLRSGKKIQPIYKEYEEFFEETSNLVEEKKETTDTDDFLFNDSGSVSKNKSNQFSYGSSPGFKFK; this is encoded by the exons ATGTCTTCAAAGGGATCTCGCCGAAGTTTAAGCAGATCAAATACACCTTCTTCAATACTTaagaaatcaaaaactttaaaaagtAGATTAAGTGAAATACAAAATACACCTACAAAGGTCAGATTTGTGTTGCCTCACTCTGAAAAAGTAAAGTCTATTTTGGAAGAGTTCTCATTGAATGGGGTTTCTCGTGAATATGAACAGTTAGTCATCATGATTAGAGATGCCGAACTCACAGATTCGGATATTTCTGCTTTATTAAAAGAAGCGTCAGAGTGTATATCTTTACTGAATCAAACATTGAGATTATTTGTAGAAGCACTTATTTCAATAGAATGGATAACCAAAAGTGTTGCCGTGGTTTCAGAATATCAAACATTTATTGTTGATCTATTGTCTGCTCATAACTATCATTCCAAGATGGTAATAGAAAAGCTAGTTCGACTATTTTGGCCAA gTCCAGTTGAACCCGATTGGCCAGATGGAATGCCCACAGATGAGGATTGTGGGAAATATTTACACATCCATACCTTGTTCAATATCTTATTAGCTATAGTCCCAAT GTGTAAAGAATTGTTTCTGTCTTCCATATCGAATCAATTCCCATATTATAATAGATCTACTCATGTTCATGAAGTGTATGTTCATAATCTACTTTGGATTCTAGAATATCAACCAACTCTAAGACctgaaattttaaggttaataTTTTCCAA attaattATAATGGATGTTAATGCACCAAAAGAggatatagaaaaatatcttaATTCCGAAGAAGATATATTTGCAATGGATGAGGATTCAAAATCTGTTAAGACAACAACCACAGGGTTTACTAAAGTTAATAGACACGAATTAGCACATACTTTAGACATatgtttggataaaattttcaatcacttaATTTCCGAATGCTATGATTGTGAAGGTTTGCATtgggaaaaaacaaaaaagttgtaTTTTGATATCTTGCATATATTTGATGATATTATATTGCCCACTTATAATTTGCACCACCTACAatttacaatgtttttattGGGTAGTTTTAAACATAGTATATCGGAAGcatttctgaattatttatggaaaaaagtttgtAATCTTAACGTAGCTCCGATTTTAAGACAGAGCGCTGTTAACTATATTGCTAGTCTGGTAGCTAGAGGAAATTTCATCCCATTAGC CATGCTAAAGGGTACATTACAGCAATTAGCCGAATGGATACACAGTTATATTTTAGCACAAGATGGTTTAGAATACGTTAATTCAGATATTCGAGCTCATTCAGTATTTTACAGTGTTTGTCAAGctttattttatgttatagCCTTCAGGCATAAGGATTTTGTTACTTCAAAAAAAA atataACCTTTTTGGAATGTCTCAACTTAGGTAAAATTGTAACTTCACGATTAAATCCATTAAGGGTTTGTCAACCAGctgttgttcaaaattttgctgCGGTCACTAGGAAATATCAAATAGCCTATTGTTATTCTATCATAGAACACAATACAAGGAATACTTTACCTACAATATATCAAGATGAAAAAGGCAGTATTGTCATGTCTAATAACGTTTTAGATGCTTTTTTTCCATTCGACCCTTTCATTTTAAAAAG AGAGTGTACCAGCTTCAACAAATCCATGTACAGGGGCGTCTGTCTTAACAGTTGTAGAAATCTTGAAAGAAGACCCACTGAGTCTACTAGTACGAACCAAACTATAAAACTAGCTGAAGATCTTGTATTTATATACCCGTCAGATCTTAGCAAGGAGGATCTGAGGAAAGagctagaaatttttttaag atcgGGTAAGAAGATTCAACCcatttataaagaatatgaagaattttttgaagaaacgTCAAATCTAGTCGAGGAAAAGAAAGAAACCACAGATACGGACGATTTTCTATTTAATGATAGTGGAAgtgtttccaaaaataaatctaatcaattttcatatgGAAGTTCTCCTggattcaaattcaaatga